The following coding sequences lie in one Streptococcus suis genomic window:
- a CDS encoding 30S ribosomal protein S10: MANKKIRIRLKAYEHRTLDTAAAKIVETATRTGAQVAGPVPLPTERSLYTIIRATHKYKDSREQFEMRTHKRLIDIINPTQKTVDALMKLDLPSGVNVEIKL, encoded by the coding sequence ATGGCAAACAAAAAAATTCGCATCCGCTTGAAAGCGTACGAACACCGTACACTTGATACAGCAGCTGCAAAAATCGTTGAAACTGCAACACGTACAGGTGCTCAAGTAGCTGGTCCAGTTCCGCTTCCAACAGAACGTAGCCTCTACACAATCATCCGTGCGACTCACAAGTACAAAGACTCTCGTGAGCAGTTCGAAATGCGTACACACAAACGTTTGATCGACATCATCAACCCAACTCAAAAAACAGTTGATGCTTTGATGAAATTGGATCTTCCAAGTGGTGTAAACGTAGAAATTAAATTGTAA
- a CDS encoding IreB family regulatory phosphoprotein, whose amino-acid sequence MGFTEETVRFRLDDTDKQEISQTLTGVYRSLEEKGYNPINQIIGYVLSGDPAYIPRYNDARNQIRKYERDEIIEELVRYYLKGNGIDL is encoded by the coding sequence ATGGGATTCACAGAAGAAACAGTTCGTTTTCGTCTGGATGACACAGATAAGCAAGAAATTAGTCAAACGCTGACTGGTGTTTATCGTTCACTGGAAGAAAAAGGCTATAATCCAATCAACCAAATCATTGGTTATGTATTAAGTGGGGACCCTGCTTATATTCCTCGCTACAATGATGCTCGTAACCAAATTCGCAAGTATGAACGCGATGAAATCATAGAAGAATTGGTACGTTACTACCTGAAAGGGAATGGGATTGACCTCTAA
- a CDS encoding competence/damage-inducible protein A, whose amino-acid sequence MKAELIAVGTEILTGQIINTNAQFLSEKCAELGIDVYFHTAVGDNEQRLLSVLEIASKRSELVILCGGLGPTEDDLTKQTLATFLGRNLVFDELAMAKLDRFFASRPGRVRTLNNERQAQIVEGSQALQNPAGLAVGGMIEQDGVTYIVLPGPPSELKAMFSESLLPLLSQSQQQLYSRVLRFFGIGESQLVTVLADLIDKQTDPTLAPYAKVGEVTLRLSTKATSQEEANLRLNQLEEDILQRDKLREYFYAYGEDNSLVKTVATRLAEKRQTIAIVEQGTGGLLQAELSLALADQPYFSGGKVIGQLGTESGRLSEEADCIRQELQADLGLAVSVLIKPESTEDNVLAKVYLTLATTSGISQKEIDLGGYSWQYLRQLACLQAWDFVRNTL is encoded by the coding sequence ATGAAAGCAGAACTAATCGCCGTTGGGACGGAGATTTTGACAGGTCAAATCATTAATACCAATGCTCAGTTCCTTTCGGAGAAATGTGCAGAGCTGGGAATTGATGTTTATTTCCACACAGCTGTTGGAGATAATGAACAGAGGCTTTTGTCTGTACTGGAGATAGCCAGCAAGCGTAGTGAGCTAGTCATTCTCTGTGGAGGACTTGGTCCAACAGAAGATGACTTGACCAAGCAGACCCTGGCGACCTTCTTAGGTAGAAATCTTGTGTTTGATGAGTTGGCTATGGCAAAATTAGACCGTTTCTTTGCCAGTCGCCCAGGTCGTGTCCGTACACTAAATAATGAACGTCAGGCACAGATTGTGGAGGGAAGTCAGGCGCTTCAGAATCCAGCTGGTTTAGCTGTTGGTGGTATGATTGAGCAAGATGGTGTAACCTATATTGTTTTGCCTGGCCCACCAAGTGAGCTCAAGGCCATGTTTTCTGAGAGTCTCTTACCTTTACTGTCCCAATCTCAGCAGCAACTTTATTCGCGTGTCCTACGCTTTTTTGGCATTGGTGAAAGCCAGTTAGTGACTGTTTTGGCGGACTTGATTGACAAGCAGACAGACCCAACTCTTGCTCCTTATGCAAAAGTTGGAGAGGTGACTTTACGCTTGTCCACCAAAGCGACCAGCCAAGAAGAAGCAAATCTACGTTTAAATCAGTTGGAAGAAGACATCTTACAACGTGATAAACTGAGAGAATATTTCTATGCTTACGGTGAGGACAATAGTTTGGTCAAAACGGTAGCGACTCGTTTGGCGGAGAAAAGACAAACCATCGCTATCGTCGAACAGGGGACAGGTGGTCTCTTGCAAGCTGAATTGAGCCTGGCTTTGGCTGATCAGCCGTATTTTAGCGGAGGAAAAGTCATCGGTCAGCTAGGAACAGAATCGGGTAGGTTATCAGAGGAAGCTGACTGCATTCGGCAGGAGCTGCAAGCTGATTTGGGTTTGGCTGTGTCTGTGCTTATCAAACCGGAATCAACAGAGGATAACGTACTTGCAAAAGTATACCTCACTTTGGCTACGACCTCGGGTATTTCCCAAAAAGAGATAGATTTAGGTGGTTATTCGTGGCAATACCTTCGCCAGCTTGCTTGTCTGCAGGCCTGGGATTTTGTACGAAACACTTTGTGA
- a CDS encoding 30S ribosomal protein S3, with translation MGQKVHPIGMRVGIIRDWDAKWYAEKEYADYLHEDLAIRNFIKKELADASTSTIEIERAVNKVIVSIHTAKPGMVIGKAGSNVDALRAQLNKLTGKQVHINIIEIKQPDLDAHLVGESIARQLEQRVAFRRAQKQAIQRAMRAGAKGIKTQVSGRLNGADIARAEGYSEGTVPLHTLRADIDYAWEEALTTYGKLGVKVWIYRGEVLPARKNTKGGK, from the coding sequence GTGGGTCAAAAAGTACATCCAATTGGTATGCGTGTTGGCATCATCCGTGATTGGGATGCTAAATGGTATGCTGAAAAAGAATACGCGGATTACCTTCATGAAGATCTTGCAATCCGCAACTTTATCAAAAAAGAATTGGCTGATGCGTCAACATCAACAATCGAAATCGAACGTGCTGTAAATAAAGTAATCGTTTCTATCCACACTGCTAAACCAGGTATGGTTATCGGTAAAGCTGGTAGCAACGTTGATGCACTTCGTGCTCAATTGAACAAATTGACTGGTAAGCAAGTACACATCAACATCATCGAAATCAAACAACCTGATTTGGATGCACACCTTGTTGGTGAGTCAATCGCTCGTCAATTGGAGCAACGTGTGGCATTCCGCCGTGCTCAAAAACAAGCTATCCAACGTGCAATGCGCGCTGGTGCAAAAGGTATCAAAACACAAGTTTCTGGTCGTTTGAACGGTGCTGATATTGCCCGTGCAGAAGGCTACTCAGAAGGAACTGTTCCTCTTCATACACTTCGTGCGGATATCGACTACGCTTGGGAAGAAGCTTTGACAACTTACGGTAAACTTGGTGTTAAAGTATGGATCTACCGTGGTGAAGTTCTTCCAGCTCGTAAAAACACTAAAGGAGGTAAATAA
- a CDS encoding 50S ribosomal protein L2, with the protein MGIKVYKPTTNGRRNMTSLDFAEITTSTPEKSLLVALKSKAGRNNNGRITVRHQGGGHKRFYRLVDFKRNKDGVEAIVKTIEYDPNRSANIALVHYTDGVKAYIIAPKGLEVGQRIVSGPEADIKVGNALPLANIPVGTVVHNIELKPGRGGELVRAAGASAQVLGQEGKYVLVRLQSGEVRMILGTCRATVGTVGNEQHGLVNLGKAGRSRWKGIRPTVRGSVMNPNDHPHGGGEGKAPVGRKAPSTPWGKPALGLKTRNKKAKSDKLIVRRRNQK; encoded by the coding sequence GTGGGTATTAAAGTTTATAAACCAACGACAAATGGCCGTCGTAACATGACTTCTTTGGACTTCGCTGAAATCACAACAAGCACTCCAGAAAAAAGCTTGCTTGTTGCTTTGAAGAGCAAAGCTGGTCGTAACAACAACGGTCGCATCACTGTTCGTCACCAAGGTGGCGGTCACAAACGTTTCTACCGTTTGGTAGACTTCAAACGTAACAAAGATGGCGTTGAAGCAATCGTTAAAACGATCGAGTATGATCCAAACCGTTCAGCAAACATCGCTCTTGTACACTACACAGACGGTGTTAAAGCTTATATCATTGCTCCTAAAGGTCTTGAAGTTGGTCAACGCATCGTTTCAGGTCCAGAAGCAGATATCAAAGTTGGTAACGCACTTCCACTTGCAAACATCCCAGTCGGTACTGTTGTTCACAACATCGAGTTGAAACCAGGTCGTGGTGGTGAGTTGGTTCGTGCTGCTGGTGCATCTGCACAGGTTCTTGGTCAAGAAGGTAAATACGTTCTTGTTCGCCTTCAATCAGGTGAAGTTCGTATGATCCTTGGTACTTGCCGTGCTACTGTTGGTACTGTAGGTAACGAACAACATGGCCTTGTTAACCTTGGTAAAGCAGGTCGTAGCCGTTGGAAAGGTATCCGTCCAACAGTTCGCGGTTCTGTAATGAACCCTAACGATCACCCACACGGTGGTGGTGAAGGTAAAGCACCAGTTGGTCGTAAAGCACCATCTACACCATGGGGTAAACCAGCTCTTGGTTTGAAAACTCGTAACAAGAAAGCTAAATCTGACAAACTTATCGTTCGTCGTCGCAACCAAAAATAA
- the recA gene encoding recombinase RecA: protein MAKKPGKKLEDITKKFGDERKKALDDALKSIEKDFGKGAVMRLGERAEQKVQVMSSGSLSIDIALGAGGYPKGRIIEIYGPESSGKTTVALHAVAQAQKDGGIAAFIDAEHALDPAYAAALGVNIDELLLSQPDSGEQGLEIAGKLIDSGAVDLVVVDSVAALVPRAEIDGDIGDSHVGLQARMMSQAMRKLGASINKTKTVAIFINQLREKVGVMFGNPETTPGGRALKFYASVRMDVRGNTQIKGTGDKKDQNVGKETKVKIVKNKVAPPFKEVVVEIMYGEGISRTGELIEIGSNLGIIQKAGAWYSYNGEKIGQGSENAKKFLADNPAIFDEIDRKIRVHYGLIEGEEAPEVVTEETPVATEEVQDVILDLDGGIELEE from the coding sequence TTGGCTAAGAAACCAGGAAAAAAATTAGAAGATATTACAAAGAAATTTGGCGATGAGCGTAAAAAAGCGTTGGATGATGCCCTAAAATCAATTGAAAAAGATTTTGGTAAGGGCGCTGTCATGCGTCTTGGTGAGCGTGCTGAGCAAAAAGTTCAAGTCATGAGTTCAGGTAGTTTGTCCATCGACATTGCGCTTGGGGCGGGTGGCTATCCGAAAGGTCGTATCATTGAGATTTATGGTCCAGAGAGCTCAGGTAAGACAACTGTTGCTCTACACGCAGTAGCTCAAGCCCAGAAAGATGGTGGTATTGCTGCCTTTATCGATGCGGAACACGCCTTGGATCCAGCCTATGCAGCAGCTCTTGGTGTCAATATTGATGAGTTGCTCTTGTCACAGCCAGACTCAGGGGAACAAGGTCTTGAAATTGCAGGCAAGCTGATCGACTCTGGTGCGGTTGACTTGGTTGTTGTTGACTCGGTTGCAGCCCTTGTACCTCGTGCAGAAATCGACGGTGATATTGGTGATAGTCATGTTGGTTTGCAGGCTCGTATGATGAGTCAGGCCATGCGCAAACTCGGAGCATCCATCAACAAAACTAAGACAGTAGCTATTTTCATCAACCAATTACGTGAAAAAGTCGGTGTCATGTTTGGTAACCCCGAAACAACACCTGGCGGTCGTGCGCTTAAATTCTATGCATCTGTCCGTATGGATGTTCGTGGAAACACACAAATCAAAGGAACAGGCGACAAGAAAGACCAAAATGTTGGTAAGGAAACCAAGGTGAAGATCGTGAAGAACAAGGTGGCTCCACCGTTTAAAGAGGTTGTTGTTGAAATCATGTACGGTGAAGGAATTTCTCGCACAGGTGAATTGATTGAGATTGGTAGCAACCTCGGCATCATCCAAAAAGCAGGTGCTTGGTATTCATATAATGGAGAAAAAATTGGCCAAGGTTCTGAAAATGCTAAGAAATTCTTAGCAGATAATCCAGCAATCTTTGATGAAATTGACCGCAAGATACGTGTTCATTATGGCTTGATTGAAGGTGAGGAAGCACCAGAAGTCGTGACAGAGGAAACCCCTGTTGCAACTGAAGAAGTCCAAGATGTTATTTTAGACTTGGATGGCGGCATTGAATTAGAAGAATAA
- a CDS encoding DUF1292 domain-containing protein has product MAHHHDHEHDHNHDERELITLVDDQGNETLFEILLTIDGQEEFGKNYVLLIPASAEEDENGEVEIQAYSYIENENGTEGDLQPIPEDATAEWDMIEEVFNSFMEE; this is encoded by the coding sequence ATGGCACATCATCATGACCATGAACACGACCACAATCACGACGAGCGTGAATTGATTACTTTGGTAGACGACCAAGGTAATGAAACACTTTTTGAAATTTTATTGACAATTGATGGTCAAGAAGAATTTGGTAAAAACTACGTTCTTTTAATTCCTGCAAGTGCAGAAGAAGATGAGAACGGAGAAGTTGAAATCCAAGCCTACTCATATATTGAAAATGAGAATGGCACAGAAGGCGATTTGCAACCTATCCCAGAAGACGCAACAGCAGAATGGGATATGATTGAAGAAGTCTTCAACAGCTTTATGGAGGAATAA
- a CDS encoding 50S ribosomal protein L4: MANVTLFDQTGKQAGEVVLNDAIFGIEPNQAVVFEVIISQRASLRQGTHAVKNRSAVSGGGRKPWRQKGTGRARQGSIRSPQWRGGGVVFGPTPRSYAYKLPQKVRRLALKSVYSEKVAENKFVAVNSLEFTAPKTAEFAKVLAALSIDSKVLVILEEGNEFAALSARNIPGVKVATATTASVLDIANADKLLVTQAAISKIEEVLA, encoded by the coding sequence ATGGCAAACGTAACATTATTTGACCAAACTGGTAAACAAGCTGGTGAAGTAGTTCTTAACGATGCGATCTTTGGTATCGAGCCAAACCAAGCAGTTGTATTTGAAGTGATCATCAGCCAACGTGCTAGCCTTCGTCAAGGTACTCACGCAGTTAAAAACCGTTCAGCAGTCTCAGGTGGCGGACGCAAACCATGGCGTCAAAAAGGAACTGGACGTGCTCGTCAAGGTTCTATCCGTTCACCACAATGGCGTGGCGGTGGCGTAGTCTTCGGACCAACTCCACGTTCATACGCGTACAAACTTCCACAAAAAGTTCGTCGCTTGGCACTTAAATCTGTTTACTCAGAAAAAGTTGCTGAAAACAAATTTGTAGCTGTTAACTCACTTGAATTCACAGCTCCAAAAACTGCTGAATTTGCAAAAGTACTTGCAGCATTGAGCATTGATTCTAAAGTCCTTGTTATTCTTGAAGAAGGCAACGAATTCGCAGCTCTTTCTGCTCGTAACATCCCAGGAGTTAAAGTTGCAACTGCAACAACTGCAAGCGTACTTGACATCGCAAATGCAGACAAACTTCTTGTAACTCAAGCAGCTATCTCTAAAATTGAGGAGGTTCTTGCATAA
- a CDS encoding 50S ribosomal protein L22 produces MAEITSAKATARTVRVSPRKSRLVLDNIRGKSVADAIAILKFTPNKAAGIIEGVLNSAIANAENNFGLEKANLVVSEAFANEGPTLKRFRPRAKGSASPINKRTAHITVVVAEK; encoded by the coding sequence ATGGCAGAAATTACTTCAGCTAAAGCAACTGCTCGCACAGTACGTGTTTCACCTCGTAAATCACGTCTTGTCTTGGATAACATCCGTGGCAAAAGCGTAGCAGACGCAATCGCAATCTTGAAATTCACACCAAACAAAGCTGCAGGCATTATCGAGGGAGTTTTGAACTCAGCAATCGCTAACGCTGAAAACAACTTTGGTTTGGAAAAAGCTAACTTGGTAGTCAGCGAAGCATTCGCAAACGAAGGACCAACATTGAAACGTTTCCGTCCACGTGCGAAAGGTTCTGCTTCACCAATCAACAAACGCACAGCTCACATCACTGTAGTTGTGGCAGAGAAATAA
- a CDS encoding 50S ribosomal protein L23, with protein sequence MNLYDVIKKPVITESSMGQLEAGKYVFEVDTRAHKLLIKQAVEAAFEGVKVANVNTINVKPKTKRVGRYVGRTNKVKKAIITLAADSKAIELFATADAE encoded by the coding sequence ATGAATTTGTATGATGTTATCAAAAAACCTGTCATCACAGAAAGCTCAATGGGCCAACTCGAAGCAGGCAAGTATGTATTTGAAGTTGACACTCGTGCACATAAACTCTTGATCAAGCAAGCTGTTGAAGCTGCATTCGAGGGTGTTAAAGTTGCAAATGTTAACACAATCAACGTGAAACCTAAAACAAAACGCGTAGGTCGTTATGTAGGTCGCACAAACAAAGTGAAAAAAGCAATCATCACATTGGCTGCTGATTCAAAAGCGATCGAATTGTTCGCTACAGCTGACGCTGAATAA
- a CDS encoding 50S ribosomal protein L3, translating into MTKGILGKKVGMTQIFTESGEFIPVTVIEATPNVVLQVKTVETDGYAAVQVGFDDKREVLSNKPAKGHVAKANTAPKRFIREFKNIEGLEVGQEITVETFAAGDVVDVTGTSKGKGFQGVIKRHGQSRGPMAHGSRYHRRPGSMGPVAPNRVFKGKNLAGRMGGNRVTIQNLEVVQVVPEKNVILIKGNVPGAKKSLITIKSAVKAGK; encoded by the coding sequence ATGACAAAAGGAATCTTAGGGAAAAAAGTGGGAATGACTCAAATCTTCACTGAATCTGGTGAATTTATCCCTGTTACTGTCATCGAAGCAACTCCAAACGTTGTTCTTCAAGTGAAAACAGTTGAAACTGACGGTTATGCGGCAGTTCAAGTTGGTTTTGATGACAAACGCGAAGTATTGAGCAACAAACCTGCCAAAGGCCATGTAGCTAAAGCTAACACAGCTCCTAAGCGCTTCATTCGTGAATTCAAAAACATTGAAGGCTTGGAAGTTGGACAAGAAATTACAGTTGAAACTTTCGCAGCTGGTGATGTTGTTGATGTAACTGGTACATCTAAAGGTAAAGGTTTCCAAGGTGTTATCAAACGCCATGGTCAATCACGTGGTCCTATGGCTCACGGTTCTCGTTACCACCGTCGTCCAGGTTCTATGGGTCCTGTTGCACCTAACCGTGTATTCAAAGGTAAAAACCTTGCAGGTCGCATGGGCGGCAACCGTGTAACAATTCAAAACCTTGAAGTTGTACAAGTTGTTCCAGAAAAGAACGTTATCCTTATCAAAGGTAACGTACCAGGTGCTAAGAAATCTCTTATCACTATCAAGTCAGCAGTTAAAGCTGGTAAATAA
- a CDS encoding transcriptional regulator translates to MGFEMVCLKVRNLGRLYCYFKVKFRNHIEAIIRKQESQKCKFDRLLHEDIHGLIQSPSLGNDELLMLWGLLRDYRKKLINDRLENMKN, encoded by the coding sequence ATGGGATTTGAAATGGTTTGTTTGAAGGTTAGAAACTTAGGTAGGCTATATTGCTACTTCAAAGTTAAATTTAGAAACCATATCGAGGCTATAATTCGTAAACAGGAAAGTCAAAAATGTAAATTTGATCGTCTCCTCCATGAAGATATTCATGGTTTGATTCAATCACCGAGCTTGGGTAATGATGAGTTGCTGATGTTATGGGGTCTCCTGAGAGATTATCGAAAAAAATTAATCAATGACCGACTTGAAAATATGAAAAATTGA
- a CDS encoding transcriptional regulator Spx, whose translation MIKIYTVSSCTSCKKAKNWLNAHQLSYNEHNLAKEAITKEEILNILTKTENGIASIVSSKNRYAKSLDFDIEDLSVNEVIDLITSNPRILKSPILIDEKRLQVGYKEDDIRAFLPRAVRNVENAQARMRAAL comes from the coding sequence ATGATTAAAATTTATACAGTATCTAGTTGTACTTCTTGTAAGAAAGCAAAGAACTGGTTGAATGCCCATCAATTGTCCTATAACGAACATAACCTAGCTAAAGAGGCAATCACCAAGGAAGAAATTTTAAATATCTTGACCAAGACGGAAAACGGCATTGCAAGTATTGTATCGTCAAAAAATCGCTATGCTAAGAGTTTGGATTTTGATATTGAAGATTTGAGTGTCAATGAAGTGATTGACTTGATTACTTCTAATCCACGCATCTTAAAAAGTCCAATTCTGATTGACGAGAAACGATTGCAGGTTGGATATAAAGAAGATGACATTCGTGCCTTCTTACCACGAGCAGTTCGAAATGTTGAAAATGCACAAGCTCGTATGCGAGCAGCCCTATAA
- a CDS encoding 30S ribosomal protein S19, translating to MGRSLKKGPFVDEHLMKKVEAQANDEKKKVIKTWSRRSTIFPSFIGYTIAVYDGRKHVPVYIQEDMVGHKLGEFAPTRTYKGHAADDKKTRRK from the coding sequence ATGGGACGTAGTCTTAAAAAAGGACCTTTCGTCGATGAGCATTTGATGAAAAAAGTTGAAGCTCAAGCAAACGACGAAAAGAAAAAAGTAATTAAAACTTGGTCACGTCGTTCAACGATCTTCCCAAGTTTCATCGGTTATACAATCGCAGTTTACGATGGACGTAAACACGTACCTGTATACATTCAAGAAGACATGGTAGGTCACAAACTTGGTGAATTTGCACCAACTCGTACTTACAAAGGTCATGCTGCTGACGACAAGAAAACTCGTCGTAAATAA
- a CDS encoding Holliday junction resolvase RuvX, translated as MRIMGLDVGSKTVGVAISDPLGFTAQGLEIIPIDEVKGEFGLERLTELVEQYKVDKFVVGLPKNMNNTSGPRVEASQAYGNLLIEQYKLPVDYQDERLTTVAAERMLIEQADISRGKRKKVIDKLAAQLILQNYLDRTF; from the coding sequence ATGAGAATAATGGGATTAGATGTTGGTTCTAAGACGGTTGGTGTAGCTATTTCAGACCCCTTGGGATTTACAGCTCAAGGTTTGGAAATCATCCCAATTGACGAAGTAAAGGGTGAATTTGGTTTAGAGCGCTTAACTGAGTTAGTAGAGCAGTATAAGGTTGATAAGTTTGTTGTAGGCCTACCTAAGAATATGAATAATACTAGCGGACCTCGTGTCGAAGCTAGTCAAGCTTATGGAAATTTATTGATTGAACAATACAAACTACCAGTTGATTACCAGGACGAACGGTTAACAACCGTAGCGGCAGAGCGCATGCTGATTGAGCAGGCGGATATTAGTCGCGGAAAACGTAAAAAAGTTATTGACAAATTGGCAGCCCAGCTGATTTTACAAAATTATTTAGATAGAACATTTTAA